In Bubalus bubalis isolate 160015118507 breed Murrah chromosome 3, NDDB_SH_1, whole genome shotgun sequence, a genomic segment contains:
- the ZSWIM7 gene encoding zinc finger SWIM domain-containing protein 7 isoform X1, translating into MTIEYIVPDEHLLSLKFVFGSSAVQALDLVDRQSVTLISSPSGRRVYQVLGSSGRTYTCLASCHYCSCPAFAFSVLRKGDSLLCKHLLAVYLSQITRTCQQLSVSDKQLTDILSAEKTQEA; encoded by the exons TTCCTGATGAGCATCTGTTATC GCTGAAATTTGTCTTCGGCTCATCAGCCGTCCAGGCCTTGGACCTAGTTGACCGCCAGTCTGTCACCTTAATATCCTCGCCCAGCGGGAGGCGTGTTTACCAG GTGCTTGGAAGCTCCGGGAGAACGTACACATGTCTGGCTTCCTGCCACTACTGCTCGTGCCCGGCATTCGCCTTCTCCGTGCTGCGGAAGGGGGACAGCCTCCTG TGCAAGCACCTCTTGGCAGTTTACCTGAGTCAGATCACAAGGACCTGTCAGCAGCTGAGTGTCTCTGACAAGCAACTGACTGACATACTGTCAGCAGAGAAGACACAGGAAGCATAA
- the ADORA2B gene encoding adenosine receptor A2b, with protein sequence MPLEAQDAVYVALELALAALSVTGNVLVCAAVGTSSTLQTPTNYFLVSLAAADVAVGLFAIPFAVTISLGFCTDFHSCLFLACFVLVLTQSSIFSLLAVAVDRYLAVRVPLRYKSLVTGARARGVIAALWVLAFGIGLTPFLGWNDRKIATNCTEPGDAAENVSCCLIRCLFENVVPMSYMVYFNFFGCVLPPLLIMLVIYVKIFLVACRQLQRTELMDHSRTVLQREIHAAKSLALIVGIFALCWLPVHTINCASLFQPTWAKVKPKWAINTAILLSHANSAVNPIVYAYRNRDFRYTFHKIISRYILCRTDVLKSGEGQVGSQPTLQLGL encoded by the exons ATGCCGCTGGAGGCGCAGGACGCGGTGTACGTGGCGCTGGAGCTGGCTCTGGCCGCGCTGTCGGTGACCGGCAACGTGCTGGTGTGCGCGGCGGTGGGCACCTCGAGCACGCTGCAGACGCCCACCAACTACTTTTTGGTGTCGCTGGCCGCGGCCGACGTGGCCGTGGGGCTGTTCGCCATCCCCTTCGCCGTTACCATCAGCCTGGGCTTCTGCACCGACTTCCACAGCTGCCTCTTCCTCGCCTGCTTTGTGCTGGTGCTCACGCAGAGCTCCATCTTCAGCCTCCTGGCCGTGGCCGTCGACAGATACCTGGCCGTGCGCGTCCCGCTCAG GTATAAGAGTCTGGTCACTGGGGCCCGAGCGAGAGGAGTCATTGCTGCCCTCTGGGTCCTAGCCTTTGGCATTGGCCTGACGCCGTTCTTGGGGTGGAACGACAGAAAAATTGCCACCAACTGCACGGAGCCGGGGGATGCAGCCGAGAATGTGAGCTGCTGCCTCATCAGGTGTCTCTTCGAAAATGTGGTGCCCATGAGCTACATGGTGTACTTCAACTTCTTCGGCTGCGTTCTGCCCCCACTGCTCATCATGCTGGTCATCTATGTCAAGATCTTCCTGGTGGCCTGCAGGCAGCTACAGCGCACAGAGCTCATGGATCACTCGAGGACCGTCCTCCAGCGGGAGATCCACGCGGCCAAGTCCCTGGCCTTGATTGTTGGCATCTTCGCCCTGTGCTGGCTGCCAGTCCACACCATCAACTGTGCCTCACTCTTCCAGCCAACCTGGGCCAAGGTGAAGCCCAAGTGGGCAATAAACACAGCCATCCTCTTGTCACATGCCAACTCGGCTGTCAACCCCATCGTCTACGCCTACCGGAACCGAGACTTCCGCTACACTTTTCACAAAATCATTTCCAGGTATATCCTCTGCCGGACGGACGTCCTCaagagtggggaggggcaggtggggtCGCAGCCCACTCTCCAGCTGGGCCTATGA